One part of the Thermodesulfobium sp. 4217-1 genome encodes these proteins:
- a CDS encoding DUF2232 domain-containing protein has product MFKKNFDAIEVLLVSALVVFLVLFGIYVPTLGFLGLLLMAAPICVITYKKGIVQGMIALLLSGIIIAIFLPYIISVVFCSINFSLGIVMGAILKREKPINVLLGSTAALAGLFALGAAYIIFSGPKDLLNNIYTSFESFMVTYYQGSSGVTPEEVKQFVKYFEIYLPSILILLFFLWSLFQYRVVSYILKYVYKIEVTKFGNFKDIHVPYELSLLFLLTLVAAFLPIPTEFKNAFLNIESILTFVYIVAGASVLLYILSKKLILKNAFLSKTISIFIVLLFVILPFLSFSLVFFGVFDSVFNIRRFIR; this is encoded by the coding sequence TTGTTTAAAAAAAACTTTGATGCCATTGAGGTTTTGCTAGTATCGGCCTTAGTGGTATTTCTTGTTTTATTTGGTATTTATGTGCCAACATTAGGTTTTTTGGGGCTTCTATTGATGGCTGCACCTATTTGTGTGATCACGTATAAAAAAGGCATTGTTCAAGGCATGATTGCCCTGCTTCTATCTGGCATCATTATAGCTATTTTTCTACCATACATAATTTCTGTAGTTTTTTGTTCAATTAATTTTTCTTTGGGTATAGTTATGGGGGCAATTTTAAAGAGAGAAAAGCCGATAAATGTTTTGCTCGGCTCTACTGCAGCTCTTGCCGGGCTATTTGCTTTAGGAGCGGCATATATTATCTTTTCTGGCCCAAAGGATCTTTTAAACAATATTTATACGAGCTTTGAATCATTTATGGTGACCTACTATCAAGGGTCTTCGGGCGTAACACCTGAAGAGGTTAAACAATTTGTAAAATATTTTGAAATATATCTCCCCTCTATATTGATACTGTTGTTTTTTCTGTGGTCTCTCTTCCAATATAGAGTTGTTTCTTATATTTTAAAATATGTCTATAAAATTGAAGTTACTAAGTTTGGAAATTTCAAAGATATTCACGTTCCTTATGAGTTAAGTCTCTTATTTTTGCTTACTTTAGTAGCAGCCTTTTTACCGATACCGACTGAATTTAAAAACGCTTTTTTAAACATTGAATCGATACTTACTTTTGTGTATATAGTTGCAGGGGCTTCTGTGCTCTTGTATATACTGTCAAAAAAATTGATTTTGAAAAACGCTTTTTTATCTAAAACTATAAGCATATTTATAGTTTTGTTGTTTGTAATATTGCCCTTTTTGAGCTTTTCGTTAGTTTTTTTTGGAGTGTTTGATTCTGTTTTTAACATTAGAAGATTTATTAGATGA
- the rpsR gene encoding 30S ribosomal protein S18 — MALQNTRKRVRRKACSFCAEKVKFIDYKDVNRLKKYLSDRGKILPKRATGACAKHQRQLTTAIKRARMIALLPFTVD, encoded by the coding sequence TTGGCATTACAGAATACAAGAAAAAGAGTTAGACGTAAGGCCTGTTCTTTTTGTGCAGAAAAAGTTAAGTTTATTGATTATAAAGATGTAAATCGTTTAAAGAAGTATCTAAGCGATAGAGGTAAGATTTTGCCAAAAAGGGCTACTGGAGCTTGCGCTAAGCATCAAAGGCAGCTTACTACAGCGATAAAAAGGGCAAGGATGATCGCTCTTTTGCCATTTACTGTCGACTAA
- a CDS encoding single-stranded DNA-binding protein — MSRFNKVILVGRLVKDPELRYTADGIPVASLTIAVNRINRKNSTDQTNADFFNIVAWRATAEFVSNYMRKGVLFLVEGRLQNRSYETKEGSKRTVTEIIADSVQLLTPKQDNSQKSATGEESAELEDFIFDDDFSKGDSPF, encoded by the coding sequence ATGAGCAGATTTAATAAGGTCATATTAGTAGGTAGGCTTGTTAAAGATCCAGAACTCAGATACACTGCTGATGGCATACCTGTGGCGAGTTTGACTATTGCAGTCAATAGGATTAACAGAAAGAATTCTACAGATCAAACAAATGCAGATTTTTTCAATATAGTAGCCTGGCGCGCTACTGCTGAATTTGTCAGTAACTATATGAGAAAAGGAGTACTATTTCTTGTAGAGGGCAGATTACAAAATAGGAGCTATGAAACCAAAGAAGGCTCTAAGAGAACTGTTACTGAGATTATTGCTGATAGCGTTCAGCTTCTGACGCCCAAGCAAGACAATTCCCAAAAGTCAGCTACTGGAGAAGAAAGCGCTGAATTAGAAGATTTTATATTTGATGATGACTTTTCTAAGGGTGACTCTCCTTTTTAG
- the rpsF gene encoding 30S ribosomal protein S6, protein MINSKFYELVILFNPNAEEEKIDALMKRIHDLIAKNSGELIKSDNWGKKRLAYTIDDLREAIYFYDEFKLVTSAVSEIDRILKINEIVIRHMIVKKPDILQKVVVSADKEDNQSKKGETDSDEQI, encoded by the coding sequence TTGATAAATTCAAAGTTTTATGAACTAGTAATTCTCTTCAACCCAAATGCGGAAGAGGAAAAGATCGATGCGTTGATGAAGCGTATTCACGATCTGATTGCAAAAAATTCCGGTGAGCTTATAAAAAGCGACAACTGGGGCAAAAAAAGATTAGCTTATACGATTGACGACCTGCGTGAAGCTATCTATTTCTATGATGAATTTAAGTTGGTAACATCTGCGGTTTCAGAAATCGACAGAATTTTGAAGATTAATGAAATTGTGATTCGTCATATGATAGTCAAAAAACCAGATATCCTTCAAAAAGTAGTCGTGAGTGCTGATAAGGAGGATAATCAGTCAAAAAAAGGAGAGACTGATTCTGATGAGCAGATTTAA